Part of the Aquimarina sp. MAR_2010_214 genome is shown below.
ACCACTTTATCTGCATAGCTTCCTTCATTAAATATTTCATGTAATCCATCTATAACAGCAAAGACAAGATTTCTATGTAAACGCATTGTATTTTTTTTTAAGGTGTGCAAAGGTAGACCTTTGTGATCAAATACTATTATATTTGACTATAATTATTGATATCAAAACCTATGAAACTAATCTGCACCCTATTATTTGTTTTGACTTTTGTTTTTTGTACCACAGAAGAGAAAGTAGTTACTCATAATTTTTCTAAAGTTGAAATAGAAACTATTTTAAAAGATTCTATAAGTATACGAGCCTTAGATATATATAATGATACTTTGATTGGTTTTGGTTTTAATAAAGGGTATGGATTTATAAATCTTGCTACAGAAAAGAAGACTATTATCGAGTTTTCTGAGTCTGATACTAAAGAAAAAAAAGAAAACTGGATTGCAGAACAACGTGCTGTTAGTTTTACTGATAAGTCGTTTTTTAGTTTAGGAGTAAGTTCTCCTGCAAGATTAAGAAAGATTGATAGAGAGACTAAAGAGGAAAAAATAGTATATACCGAAATGCATAAAAAAGTATTTTATGATGCAATAGCATTTTGGAATGCTAAAGAAGGAATTGCAATGGGAGATCCTACAGATACTTGTTTGTCTATAATTATTACAAGAGATGGGGGAGAAACCTGGAAAAAGGTTTCTTGTGACGATCTACCTGAAACTTTTGTTGGAGAAGCTGCATTTGCTGCTAGTAATGGAAACATTTCAATTGTAGGCGATAAAACATGGATAGCTACAGGAGGAATGAAGTCCAGAGTGTTTTTCTCTCCTGATAAAGGAAAAACATGGGGAGTTTATGATACTCCTATCATTCAAGGAAAAGAAACCACAGGAGCGTATTCTGTTGATTTTTATGACGAGAATAATGGAATCATTTTTGGAGGAGATTATACAGCTCCAAAAAGTAACGAGGCAAATAAAGCGATTACAAAAGATGGAGGAAAAACGTGGGAATTGGTATCAGATGGTAGTGGAGCAGGGTATAAGAGTTGTATACGATATATCCCTAATGGTGGTGGTAAAGAAATGGTAGCTGTTGGATTTACAGGAATATCAATTTCTAACGATCTTGGAAGAAGTTGGAAAGAACTAAGTAAAGAAGGTTTTTATACAATAAGATTTATAAATGATAGTGTTGCAATAGCGGCAGGTAAAGGAAGAATTGCTAAACTGATTTTTAAATAAAAAAGAGGTGTATAACACCCTCTTTTTCTGTGTTCTTATAATATTTTAATGTCTTTTTCTTCGTTCTTTAATTCTTGCCAGCATACGTTTGTGAAAATCGGCTTCTGCTTTTATGAGTTTTAGAATTTTCGTATTAGGCATGACTTTCTTTAAATCTAGGATTAAATTTTTTCGGGATTGTGATTTCTGTTCCTCTACTTCAAGAAAGTTGTTTATAGCATCTTTGGCTTGCTTATCACTTAAACCAGTAGGGGTGTTGTTGGCTTCTTTTATACTTTTAATCAACTTACGTTCTCGACGTCTAAGTTTTTGAACAGTCTCTTCATGGACATTATAAACAGGCCAGAATTGCTGAGCTTCTTTACTGGTTAAATCTAGTTTCTCAGTAATATATGCGATTTTAAATGCTTTAATTTTTTCTCTTGGCCCGTGTTGAGCAAAAGCACCTATAGAAAACCAGGCAAAGCAAATAAGTAAAACTATCTTTTTCATGTGTTTGTTTTATTGTTTTAGAGGTCAAATGGAATCTTTGGCGATTAAAAGAATGATAGATTAATGTTTTAATAATTATTTTGATCGAGTCGGTTTCATGTGTTTGTTTTATTCTGTAAATATAATTTCATCATCTAAATCCTCTTCGGATAAATACTCTAATAAAGTTTCATCATCAATTAATTCTTTTTCGAATGTTTCTGAGTATATAATATCTTCATCTAATAGCGCTGCGATTTCTGAAGTACTGAGTTCAATATCTTCTTCATTAAAATAAGCGTGTATATCGGCAACTTCAATAGAGTTAAAATTTAATTCTGATTCTTTAGGTATGGATACAGATATAATAATAGCAATCATTGCAGCAATACCCGAGATATATAAAATATTTTTACTGACTCGTAATGAGATAAGTTTCCCTTTGGGTTTATCATCATCAATTTTTTGCATTATAGTATCTTCCAAAGTTGTGAAATAGTCTTCGGGAACTTTGAAACCCGAATCCATTTTGGAACTCAGTTGGTCATCTTTATCAGAAGCTATTTTTTCAAAAAGCTTACTTTCGAAACTTTCAAAATAACCTTCAGGTACTTTAAAACCGTCATTGTTTTTATGTGATTTATCTTTTTTCACTGATAGTATGACTTTTTTATTATTAAAAGGTTTAATCTTTTTTTAAAAAATCTTCAATTTTTTTTGAAGCTAAATGATAAGAAGCTTTTAATGCTCCTTCGCTGGTCTCTAGAATTTCTGACATCTCACGATATTTAAGTTCCTGAAAATATTTCATATTAAAGACCTGTTGTTGTTTTTGTGGTAAAGTGGCTATAGCCTTTTGCAACATGAGTTGTATTTGATCTCCTTCATAATAGACATCTGCCTCGAGATTCTGAATTAATTGTAAACTTAACTCTTCATTACTAATATTATATTTTTTTGCTTTTTGATTTAGAAAAGTAATAGACTCATTTGTGGCTATACGATATAACCAGGAGTATAATTTACTATCTCCTTTAAACTTTTTTATATTCTTATATACTTTAATAAACACATTTTGTAGTATATCATCTGTATCGTCATGATTTTTTACCATATTTCTGACATGCCAATAAAGGCGCTGTTGATATACAGCAACAAGCTTACCAAAAGCGGTATTTATATCCTTGTCTGATTGTAAGGCAATAAGTAGGTCTTGTTCTTCCCGAGTGTTCAAAGGTAAAATTAGTTTTATTGAAATGATCAATTATTTGATCTTGGTACTACTATATGACTAATGTACATAAAAAAGGTTTAATCATGTTTTAAATAATATTTTGTAGGAATTTTGTAGGATTAAATGTTAAATATAATGCTTATTTGCCTTTTTTATAGATAAAATACACTTTTTGTTTGGTGAATTGAAAATAATTTCTATCTTTACAGTGTAATAATGATTGAGTTCTTTCATTTCCCCCAAGATGAAAGTTTTTTATAAAAGTGAGTTTTAATTTTAGAGTAAGCCCCTAAATTAAGATGATTTGTGTGAAGAGAAAGAGTGCGAAAGCACTCTTTTTTATGTTTAATACTTTTTGATAGGGACTATTTTTAAACGTTAACATTTGTAAGTATAAGACTACATTTTTTAATATTTTGTTTATTATAAAAAGTTAAAAAACACAATTTATAGATAAAATACACTTTTTTATTTGGTAGATTAAAAATAATTGCTATCTTTACAGTGTAATAATGAGTGAGTTCTTTCATTCCCCCCAAGATGAAAGTTTTTATAAAAGTGAGTTTTAATTTTAGAGTAAGCCCCTAAATTAAGATGATTTGTGTGAAGAGAAAGAGTGCGAAAGCACTCTTTTTTATGTTTAATACTTTTTGATGAGGATTATTTTTAAGTAGTAAGATTTGTAGGTAAAATACTACACTGTTTGTGTGTTATGTAATTTTTAAAAGTTAAAAAGCATTATTATTAGGTAAAATACAATTTTTATTTGGTAGATTAAAAATAATTACTATCTTTACAGTGTAATAATGAGTGAGTTCTTTCATTATCCCCAAGATGAAAGTTTTTATAAAAGTGAGTTTTAATTTTAGAATAAGCCCCTAAATTAAGATGATTTGTGTGAAGAGAAAGAGTGCGAAAGCACTCTTTTTTTATTTTATACTTTTTGTTTTATAGTATGATGAAAAAGTTAAGCTATGTTTAAGTAATTATTATTTGTAGGATTTAAACTACATAAATATTTAATTTACTATATAAATATTGATAAAATGTATTTTTTATAGATAAAATTCGTTTTTGTTTTGGTGGTCTCTAATTTTTGCTTTATATTTACACCATAATAATAAAGTTAATTCTTTCATTTCCCCCAAGATGAAAGTTTTTTATAAAAGTGAGTTTTAATTTTAGAATAAGCCCCTAAATTAAGATGATTTGTGTGAAGAAAAAGAGTGCGAAAGCACTCTTTTTTATGTTTTATACTTTTGATAGTTTTAATTTAAATAAAATTTTTTATAGATAAAGTATAGTTTTATGGGGTTAAAATCAATTTTTGATTTGTGAAAATATCTTGTCAGTCAGAAATGTAAAATTCTTCCATTTCTAACATCTTTGAATAGATATCGTTCTTTTTTCCAAAAGAGCTATAGTTAAGCTCGTTTTGAGTTTGTATTGTTATGAAATACATGCATCCAACAATAACCACAAAAAAAGGCCATCCCTAGAGATAGCCTTTTATAACTATTAATTAGACTATTATTGTTTTATGAATCTTTTGGTAACAGCCAACCTTTTAGAAACAAATCTTACAAAATAGACACCTGTGGTAAATTGTGAGACATCAATATCATGAGAACCCACACTTGGCTTTATCTTTTTAATGATTGCTCCTGTGGATGCAAAAATTATGATCTCATCAAAATCACCTCCCAAAATATCAATAGTCAACTTTGAATTTGTTGGGTTAGGATGCATTTTAATATTTCTTTTTGAGTTTTGAGTGAATGACCTCAATGTTTCTACATTGTTATTAGCAGTGACTCCAGTTCCAAGATTAATTGTGTAGTCTTCCACTTCACCATAAGTGAAAGATTCACAAGAGGTTGGAATTCCATTATACTTCATTGAAACTCTCATTCTAACCGAAGTTTTAGAAGTTCCACTAGGAACTGTAAAAGATCCACTATTAGAAGTATTAGTCGAAGCGGCTTTGGACCAAACTAATTCGCCTGTATCATTAAAATCTCCATTATTATTGTAGTCAATCCAAACGGCATATGCTTCTGGGTATTTGGTTCCTGTCCAAGTAGGAACAACCGTAATAGTATATGCTTGACCTTCGTTTAAATCTGTAGAAATTGAAGTAAAATCTGAATAAAATTGTGCATCAGAACTCTTGTTGATTGTATTTAACTGAACATTGCTAATAAATTCGTCGTTTACATTTGTACTCGCAGAGCTACAATAAGTAACAACGGTTCCAGTTGTAGTGAACGAAGTAGTTGCATTTCCTGAAACATTCCCAGCAGCGTCTTCAGCATTTACTGAAGCGTTATAGGTGGTTGAAGGAGAAAGCCCTGTAACGTTAAAAGTAGTAGTTGTAGAAGTGCCAACAACAGTACCTCCTATAGAGATATTATAACGAGCTACACCTACATTATCTGTAGATGCGGTCCAATTAAGTACTGATCCACTAGATGTGATGTTACTAGCAGCCAAATTAGTTGGGTTCGTCGGTGCTTCAGTATCAGGAGTACCAGCTTGAATTTGAAATTTTCCAACAACACCTTTTCTACCACTTTTCATATACTCGGTAATAAACCAAAATGAAGAATCATCAGATGGATCTACATCAATCTTGCTATAATCCCCATATCGTTTACCACTAAAATTTTCAGTTCCATTTGCGATGAGTCCTTCTGTACTTGTCATTGTTCCTAATGGGTCAGAACTCAATCTACCTGTAAAATAAGAACTTACCCTAACTGTTGTTGAAGTTGTAGGTCCTGACATAGATGTATATCCCATTCCTATATTGCCGTTTCCATCCATTGCAAGACTTGCGTTCCAGGCATGTCTTCCATCTGGTGCGGTATAAGTACCCTCTTGATATAAAGACCAAGGTTGATTATCCCCGCTCTGTCGAAACTCGTACCAACGTACTCCTGCCAGTTTACCTGAGCCAGCGTCTGTATCGACTACAAAATTGAAAAGCGCCGAATTATGAGTTGCAAATTTTCTAAATTGAGCTTGATTCATGATAGTTGCTTGCAGCGCATCAATTGCAGAACCGCCTCCTGGTTGAGTTAAATTAGTAAAACTTCCATTATCAAAAACACTAATAAAGGGTGTTGTATTGATTTCCTGAGGGTTTGAAACTGTCGAGTTTGCTGGAGTAGTCCAATTTATATTAGCAGTCCAAACTTTAATATGATCCACAGATACTCCGCTCCATGCATTGTCCTGTAAATAGACTATGGTAGCACCTCCAGCAGCAGGTAAATTGCCATTAGTAACATTTAAAGCTTGCGGACTATGAAAACCACTGGTAACAATCCCCGGAAGTTTAAATCCAATAATTTGAGCCGCAGAATTTCCTGCCAACATAGCAGTTCTTTCTAATACCCAAAGTTTATTAGTACCTCCCGTATTTTCGGTAATATAGTATCCATCACTCCAGACAGATAATTTTTGATAATCCTTTATACCTGGGATATTGTATATATACCATCCTGCTGTTAATGGATTAGGGCCATCTGAAACCGCCACTTGTGCTCCGGATCCCAGAAATGAAAGTACCCATCTATCTGCTGCATTATCATAGGATGCCGTAAGATCACAACAGCCACCCGAAGGGAAAATAGCAGGATTAGGAGCGGTTTGACCTAACAATTGGTTACCAGATTTATCATAAATCATAAACCCAGTATTATAAACCACCATCACATGATTAGGGCCTATAGCCATAGAAGGATCTGTGGGTTGGGAATTTGATGTATAGGTATCAAAAACAAGGCTGGCAGGAGCTCTCTGCATACTTTGTTCTTTTTCATGTTTATTTCTTACAAAATAATCATTTTTCTTTTGCGGGTCTTTGCTAGATATAATTTGATTTCCTAATGATTTTTTATCTTTTGCCTCCCTAACCGAATTGTCTGGGGGGACAAGATCATTGGGTCTTGATTCTATAGATGATACATACTCTACAGAAGATATTTTTCCATGATAGAAAGCTTTGGTGTCATTTTCTTGTGCGCGAGTCATAAAAGAAACGGCGAACAATAGCGGTAATAATAATAATTTTTTTAGTTTCATTAAGTTAGTTTTAAGAGATTTAATGTCTATAAATTTAGATAAATAACATCGGTAATTATAGTTTAAATACGCCTTTTTTTAATTGAATGGTAAGCCCATATTATCAATATGTGCTTACCTTCGTTTTATACCTTTTTGACCATCTAGTCAAGTAATTTATGTCAAAATTTTACGATTAAATACTTTAAACTCTCATCATTTTTTAGATAAATTAGGGATCGTAGTTAGGAATACAGAAAACATAACCGATGAGATAATCAATGAATATTTGGAATACCGCAGATGAAGAAATGATGGCAATTACAACTTATACCATTTCAAAGTTAAATTGGTAGGTAATAATATTGGAAAACAAGCAGAGGGGGGAGATATCAATTCTACTTGTTTTTATGGAGTAAATTTAGCTAGAAATAGTTCTTAGTAAAATAAAAACCCCTGTACTTAATAGTTACAGGGATTTTTGTTGTTTTATTATTGATTATAAATTCTTTATTGATCTAATGATTGCATATTCACCAATTTTTGATAAACGCCATCTTTAGAAATAAGCTCATCATGTGTACCTTGTTCAACAATTTTTCCTTTTTGCATTACAACGATTAAATCTGAATTTTGTATTGTAGATAACCTATGAGCGATTACAATACTCGTCCTATTCTTCATCATGTTCTCTAATGCAGATTGTACTAATCGTTCACTCTCAGTATCTAAGGCAGAAGTTGCTTCATCCAAAATCATGATTGGAGGATTTTTTAGTACAGCACGTGCTATAGATAAGCGTTGCTTCTGTCCGCCACTAATTTTATTACCGCTATCTCCAATATTTGTTTCAATTCCTGCTGGTAGATCCTTTACAAACTCCCATGCATTGGCAACTTTTAAAGCTTTTATAATTTCTTCTTCAGATGCGGTCGGATCTCCAACCAGTAAGTTATTTTTTATTGACTCATTAAATAAAATAGAATCCTGAGTAACCAGCCCCATTAAATCTCTTAATGAGTGTTTGGTTAGATCTTTTATATCTACACCGTCGATCTTTATACTTCCTTTATTTACATCATAAAAACGAGTAACCAGATTGGCGATGGTGGATTTACCACTACCAGACTGACCAACTAGGGCAACAGAACTACCCTTTGGTACTTTTAAAGAAAAATCATTTAGAACATACTCATCTTCATATTTAAAAGAGATATTCTCTAGAGTAATATCAGTGGTAAACTCTTTTTTCTCTTTTGCATCTGGATGATCTTGTAGAGGGGAGGTTGTATTTAATATTTCTAGTACACGTTCTGCCGCTGCATTACCTCTTTTTACTCCATAACTTGCTTTAGAAATGGCTTTCGCCGGAGTAAGAATATTATAGGCAAGGCCCATATACACAATAAAAAGCCCTGGATCCAACGATTTCTCGACCAATACCATTTGCCCTCCATACCATAATAAAATAGAAATAACAGTTATACCCAGAAATTCACTTGTTGGGGATGCCAGATTTTGTCTGTTAAGTAGTGTATTTGAAAAATTATAGAAACGAGAAGTAGACTTTTGGAACTTTTTGCCAAATATTTTTTCAGCATTAAATCCTTTGATAACTTTTAATCCACCAAGAGTTTCCTCGACAATAGAAAGAAAAAACCCTTGTTCTTGTTGTACTTTATCAGAGTGTTTTTTCAACTTCTTTCCAATTAAAGAAATTAAAAACCCAGATATCGGAATAAAAATAAATACAAAAATTGTCAATTTTAAACTTATCAATAGCATGGTAAGTATCGTAAATAGAATCATCAAAGGTTCTCTTACGATAAGTTCTAATATGGATAAAAAGGAATGTTGTATTTCTAAAACATCTGTAGATATCCTTGCGATAGTATCTCCTTTTCTTTTTTCTGAAAAATACGATAGCGGTAATTCTACTGTTTTTTTGTATAATTCATTACGGACATCCTTTAAAACACCGTTTCTCAAGAATGTAATAAAGTACATTGCCAGATAATTGAAAATATTCTTAAGAAAGAACATACTTATCACAAGAACGACCATAAAAATCAAGACATCTTCATTACCCTGATCGGCTTTTTGTGTTACAAAATAATTAAGATAATCTTCACCATATTCTTTAGCTTTTAATATTCCATTCCATTCTGGTTTAATCCTAATCCTTTCAGTTTTGTCAAAAAGAACTTTTAGCATAG
Proteins encoded:
- a CDS encoding oxidoreductase, yielding MKLICTLLFVLTFVFCTTEEKVVTHNFSKVEIETILKDSISIRALDIYNDTLIGFGFNKGYGFINLATEKKTIIEFSESDTKEKKENWIAEQRAVSFTDKSFFSLGVSSPARLRKIDRETKEEKIVYTEMHKKVFYDAIAFWNAKEGIAMGDPTDTCLSIIITRDGGETWKKVSCDDLPETFVGEAAFAASNGNISIVGDKTWIATGGMKSRVFFSPDKGKTWGVYDTPIIQGKETTGAYSVDFYDENNGIIFGGDYTAPKSNEANKAITKDGGKTWELVSDGSGAGYKSCIRYIPNGGGKEMVAVGFTGISISNDLGRSWKELSKEGFYTIRFINDSVAIAAGKGRIAKLIFK
- a CDS encoding sensor of ECF-type sigma factor, coding for MKKIVLLICFAWFSIGAFAQHGPREKIKAFKIAYITEKLDLTSKEAQQFWPVYNVHEETVQKLRRRERKLIKSIKEANNTPTGLSDKQAKDAINNFLEVEEQKSQSRKNLILDLKKVMPNTKILKLIKAEADFHKRMLARIKERRKRH
- a CDS encoding RNA polymerase sigma factor, which codes for MNTREEQDLLIALQSDKDINTAFGKLVAVYQQRLYWHVRNMVKNHDDTDDILQNVFIKVYKNIKKFKGDSKLYSWLYRIATNESITFLNQKAKKYNISNEELSLQLIQNLEADVYYEGDQIQLMLQKAIATLPQKQQQVFNMKYFQELKYREMSEILETSEGALKASYHLASKKIEDFLKKD
- a CDS encoding GEVED domain-containing protein, with the translated sequence MKLKKLLLLPLLFAVSFMTRAQENDTKAFYHGKISSVEYVSSIESRPNDLVPPDNSVREAKDKKSLGNQIISSKDPQKKNDYFVRNKHEKEQSMQRAPASLVFDTYTSNSQPTDPSMAIGPNHVMVVYNTGFMIYDKSGNQLLGQTAPNPAIFPSGGCCDLTASYDNAADRWVLSFLGSGAQVAVSDGPNPLTAGWYIYNIPGIKDYQKLSVWSDGYYITENTGGTNKLWVLERTAMLAGNSAAQIIGFKLPGIVTSGFHSPQALNVTNGNLPAAGGATIVYLQDNAWSGVSVDHIKVWTANINWTTPANSTVSNPQEINTTPFISVFDNGSFTNLTQPGGGSAIDALQATIMNQAQFRKFATHNSALFNFVVDTDAGSGKLAGVRWYEFRQSGDNQPWSLYQEGTYTAPDGRHAWNASLAMDGNGNIGMGYTSMSGPTTSTTVRVSSYFTGRLSSDPLGTMTSTEGLIANGTENFSGKRYGDYSKIDVDPSDDSSFWFITEYMKSGRKGVVGKFQIQAGTPDTEAPTNPTNLAASNITSSGSVLNWTASTDNVGVARYNISIGGTVVGTSTTTTFNVTGLSPSTTYNASVNAEDAAGNVSGNATTSFTTTGTVVTYCSSASTNVNDEFISNVQLNTINKSSDAQFYSDFTSISTDLNEGQAYTITVVPTWTGTKYPEAYAVWIDYNNNGDFNDTGELVWSKAASTNTSNSGSFTVPSGTSKTSVRMRVSMKYNGIPTSCESFTYGEVEDYTINLGTGVTANNNVETLRSFTQNSKRNIKMHPNPTNSKLTIDILGGDFDEIIIFASTGAIIKKIKPSVGSHDIDVSQFTTGVYFVRFVSKRLAVTKRFIKQ
- a CDS encoding ABC transporter ATP-binding protein; the protein is MNYFKQILRFAKPYKVYAILNIISNIFYALFGTLSMVSLFPMLKVLFDKTERIRIKPEWNGILKAKEYGEDYLNYFVTQKADQGNEDVLIFMVVLVISMFFLKNIFNYLAMYFITFLRNGVLKDVRNELYKKTVELPLSYFSEKRKGDTIARISTDVLEIQHSFLSILELIVREPLMILFTILTMLLISLKLTIFVFIFIPISGFLISLIGKKLKKHSDKVQQEQGFFLSIVEETLGGLKVIKGFNAEKIFGKKFQKSTSRFYNFSNTLLNRQNLASPTSEFLGITVISILLWYGGQMVLVEKSLDPGLFIVYMGLAYNILTPAKAISKASYGVKRGNAAAERVLEILNTTSPLQDHPDAKEKKEFTTDITLENISFKYEDEYVLNDFSLKVPKGSSVALVGQSGSGKSTIANLVTRFYDVNKGSIKIDGVDIKDLTKHSLRDLMGLVTQDSILFNESIKNNLLVGDPTASEEEIIKALKVANAWEFVKDLPAGIETNIGDSGNKISGGQKQRLSIARAVLKNPPIMILDEATSALDTESERLVQSALENMMKNRTSIVIAHRLSTIQNSDLIVVMQKGKIVEQGTHDELISKDGVYQKLVNMQSLDQ